One Bos taurus isolate L1 Dominette 01449 registration number 42190680 breed Hereford chromosome 3, ARS-UCD2.0, whole genome shotgun sequence DNA window includes the following coding sequences:
- the GPR89A gene encoding Golgi pH regulator isoform X2: MSFLIDSSIMITSQILFFGFGWLFFMRQLFKDYEVRQYVVQVIFSVTFAFSCTMFELIIFEILGVLNSSSRYFHWKMNLCVILLILVFMVPFYIGYFIVSNIRLLHKQRLLFSCLLWLTFMYFFWKLGDPFPILSPKHGILSIEQLISRVGVIGVTLMALLSGFGAVNCPYTYMSYFLRNVTDTDILALERRLLQTMDMIISKKKRMAMTRRTMFQKGEVHNKPSGFWGMIKSVTTSAPGSENLTLIQQEVDALEELSRQLFLETADLYATKERIEYSKTFKGKYFNFLGYFFSIYCVWKIFMATINIVFDRVGKTDPVTRGIEITVNYLGIQFDVKFWSQHISFILVGIIIVTSIRGLLITLTKFFYAISSSKSSNVIVLLLAQIMGMYFVSSVLLIRMSMPLEYRTIITEVLGELQFNFYHRWFDVIFLLWDKTMNNLTGIGHFPVLELNVFICNRKLVENL; encoded by the exons ATACTTTTCTTTGGATTTGGGTGGCTTTTTTTCATGCGACAGCTGTTTAAGGACTACGAG GTGCGTCAGTATGTGGTACAGGTGATCTTCTCTGTGACTTTTGCATTTTCTTGCACCATGTTTGAGCTCATCATCTTTGAAATCTTAGGAGTATTGAATAGCAG CTCCCGTTATTTTCACTGGAAAATGAACCTGTGTGTAATTTTGTTGATCCTGGTTTTCATGGTGCCTTTTTACATTGGCTATTTTATTGTGAGCAACATCCGACTAT TACATAAACAGCGACTGCTTTTTTCCTGTCTCTTATGGTTGACCTTTATGTATTTCTTCTGGAAACTGGGAGATCCATTTCCCATTCTCAGCCCCAAACATG GGATCTTATCCATAGAACAACTCATCAGCCGGGTAGGTGTGATTGGGGTGACTCTCATGGCTCTTCTTTCTGGATTTGGTGCTGTCAACTGTCCGTATACTTACATGTCCTACTTCCTCAG GAATGTGACTGACACAGATATTCTAGCCCTGGAACGGCGACTGCTCCAAACTATGGATATGatcataagcaaaaaaaaaag gaTGGCAATGACACGGAGGACTATGTTCCAGAAGGGGGAGGTGCATAACAAACCATCAGGATTCTGGGGGATGATAAAGAGTGTTACCACTTCAGCACCAGGAAGTGAAA ATCTTACTCTCATTCAACAGGAAGTGGATGCTTTGGAAGAACTAAGCAGGCAACTTTTTCTGGAAACAGCTGATCTGTATGCTACCAAG GAGAGAATAGAATACTCCAAAACTTTCAAAGGGaaatactttaattttctggGTTACTTCTTCTCTATTTACTGTGTTTGGAAAATTTTCATG GCAACCATCAATATCGTTTTTGACCGAGTTGGGAAAACTGATCCAGTCACAAGAGGCATTGAAATCACTGTGAATTATCTGGGGATCCAATTTGAT GTGAAGTTCTGGTCCCAACACATTTCCTTCATTCTGGTTGGAATAATCATAGTCACATCTATCAGAGGACTGCTGATCACTCTTACCAAG TTCTTTTATGCCATCTCCAGCAGTAAGTCCTCCAATGTCATTGTCCTGCTATTAGCTCAGATAATG GGCATGTACTTCGTCTCATCTGTGCTGCTGATCCGAATGAGCATGCCTCTGGAGTACCGCACCATCATCACCGAAGTCCTTGGAGAGCTGCAGTTCAACTTCTATCACCGTTGGTTTGATGTCATCTTCCTG TTGTGGGATAAAACAATGAATAACTTAACTGGAATAGGTCACTTTCCTGTCCTAGAGCTCAATGTCTTCATCTGTAATAGGAAGCTTGTGGAAAATTTGTAG
- the GPR89A gene encoding Golgi pH regulator isoform X3, whose amino-acid sequence MSFLIDSSIMITSQILFFGFGWLFFMRQLFKDYEVRQYVVQVIFSVTFAFSCTMFELIIFEILGVLNSSSRYFHWKMNLCVILLILVFMVPFYIGYFIVSNIRLLHKQRLLFSCLLWLTFMYFFWKLGDPFPILSPKHGILSIEQLISRVGVIGVTLMALLSGFGAVNCPYTYMSYFLRNVTDTDILALERRLLQTMDMIISKKKRMAMTRRTMFQKGEVHNKPSGFWGMIKSVTTSAPGSENLTLIQQEVDALEELSRQLFLETADLYATKERIEYSKTFKGKYFNFLGYFFSIYCVWKIFMATINIVFDRVGKTDPVTRGIEITVNYLGIQFDVKFWSQHISFILVGIIIVTSIRGLLITLTKFFYAISSSKSSNVIVLLLAQIMGMYFVSSVLLIRMSMPLEYRTIITEVLGELQFNFYHRWFDVIFLYRPAFRFILMQHLSESPARQCECELWN is encoded by the exons ATACTTTTCTTTGGATTTGGGTGGCTTTTTTTCATGCGACAGCTGTTTAAGGACTACGAG GTGCGTCAGTATGTGGTACAGGTGATCTTCTCTGTGACTTTTGCATTTTCTTGCACCATGTTTGAGCTCATCATCTTTGAAATCTTAGGAGTATTGAATAGCAG CTCCCGTTATTTTCACTGGAAAATGAACCTGTGTGTAATTTTGTTGATCCTGGTTTTCATGGTGCCTTTTTACATTGGCTATTTTATTGTGAGCAACATCCGACTAT TACATAAACAGCGACTGCTTTTTTCCTGTCTCTTATGGTTGACCTTTATGTATTTCTTCTGGAAACTGGGAGATCCATTTCCCATTCTCAGCCCCAAACATG GGATCTTATCCATAGAACAACTCATCAGCCGGGTAGGTGTGATTGGGGTGACTCTCATGGCTCTTCTTTCTGGATTTGGTGCTGTCAACTGTCCGTATACTTACATGTCCTACTTCCTCAG GAATGTGACTGACACAGATATTCTAGCCCTGGAACGGCGACTGCTCCAAACTATGGATATGatcataagcaaaaaaaaaag gaTGGCAATGACACGGAGGACTATGTTCCAGAAGGGGGAGGTGCATAACAAACCATCAGGATTCTGGGGGATGATAAAGAGTGTTACCACTTCAGCACCAGGAAGTGAAA ATCTTACTCTCATTCAACAGGAAGTGGATGCTTTGGAAGAACTAAGCAGGCAACTTTTTCTGGAAACAGCTGATCTGTATGCTACCAAG GAGAGAATAGAATACTCCAAAACTTTCAAAGGGaaatactttaattttctggGTTACTTCTTCTCTATTTACTGTGTTTGGAAAATTTTCATG GCAACCATCAATATCGTTTTTGACCGAGTTGGGAAAACTGATCCAGTCACAAGAGGCATTGAAATCACTGTGAATTATCTGGGGATCCAATTTGAT GTGAAGTTCTGGTCCCAACACATTTCCTTCATTCTGGTTGGAATAATCATAGTCACATCTATCAGAGGACTGCTGATCACTCTTACCAAG TTCTTTTATGCCATCTCCAGCAGTAAGTCCTCCAATGTCATTGTCCTGCTATTAGCTCAGATAATG GGCATGTACTTCGTCTCATCTGTGCTGCTGATCCGAATGAGCATGCCTCTGGAGTACCGCACCATCATCACCGAAGTCCTTGGAGAGCTGCAGTTCAACTTCTATCACCGTTGGTTTGATGTCATCTTCCTG
- the GPR89A gene encoding Golgi pH regulator isoform X6, producing the protein MRQLFKDYEVRQYVVQVIFSVTFAFSCTMFELIIFEILGVLNSSSRYFHWKMNLCVILLILVFMVPFYIGYFIVSNIRLLHKQRLLFSCLLWLTFMYFFWKLGDPFPILSPKHGILSIEQLISRVGVIGVTLMALLSGFGAVNCPYTYMSYFLRNVTDTDILALERRLLQTMDMIISKKKRMAMTRRTMFQKGEVHNKPSGFWGMIKSVTTSAPGSENLTLIQQEVDALEELSRQLFLETADLYATKERIEYSKTFKGKYFNFLGYFFSIYCVWKIFMATINIVFDRVGKTDPVTRGIEITVNYLGIQFDVKFWSQHISFILVGIIIVTSIRGLLITLTKFFYAISSSKSSNVIVLLLAQIMGMYFVSSVLLIRMSMPLEYRTIITEVLGELQFNFYHRWFDVIFLTCLQIHLDATSERVPSATVEPIYWHATAQIQNATL; encoded by the exons ATGCGACAGCTGTTTAAGGACTACGAG GTGCGTCAGTATGTGGTACAGGTGATCTTCTCTGTGACTTTTGCATTTTCTTGCACCATGTTTGAGCTCATCATCTTTGAAATCTTAGGAGTATTGAATAGCAG CTCCCGTTATTTTCACTGGAAAATGAACCTGTGTGTAATTTTGTTGATCCTGGTTTTCATGGTGCCTTTTTACATTGGCTATTTTATTGTGAGCAACATCCGACTAT TACATAAACAGCGACTGCTTTTTTCCTGTCTCTTATGGTTGACCTTTATGTATTTCTTCTGGAAACTGGGAGATCCATTTCCCATTCTCAGCCCCAAACATG GGATCTTATCCATAGAACAACTCATCAGCCGGGTAGGTGTGATTGGGGTGACTCTCATGGCTCTTCTTTCTGGATTTGGTGCTGTCAACTGTCCGTATACTTACATGTCCTACTTCCTCAG GAATGTGACTGACACAGATATTCTAGCCCTGGAACGGCGACTGCTCCAAACTATGGATATGatcataagcaaaaaaaaaag gaTGGCAATGACACGGAGGACTATGTTCCAGAAGGGGGAGGTGCATAACAAACCATCAGGATTCTGGGGGATGATAAAGAGTGTTACCACTTCAGCACCAGGAAGTGAAA ATCTTACTCTCATTCAACAGGAAGTGGATGCTTTGGAAGAACTAAGCAGGCAACTTTTTCTGGAAACAGCTGATCTGTATGCTACCAAG GAGAGAATAGAATACTCCAAAACTTTCAAAGGGaaatactttaattttctggGTTACTTCTTCTCTATTTACTGTGTTTGGAAAATTTTCATG GCAACCATCAATATCGTTTTTGACCGAGTTGGGAAAACTGATCCAGTCACAAGAGGCATTGAAATCACTGTGAATTATCTGGGGATCCAATTTGAT GTGAAGTTCTGGTCCCAACACATTTCCTTCATTCTGGTTGGAATAATCATAGTCACATCTATCAGAGGACTGCTGATCACTCTTACCAAG TTCTTTTATGCCATCTCCAGCAGTAAGTCCTCCAATGTCATTGTCCTGCTATTAGCTCAGATAATG GGCATGTACTTCGTCTCATCTGTGCTGCTGATCCGAATGAGCATGCCTCTGGAGTACCGCACCATCATCACCGAAGTCCTTGGAGAGCTGCAGTTCAACTTCTATCACCGTTGGTTTGATGTCATCTTCCTG
- the GPR89A gene encoding Golgi pH regulator isoform X4: MSFLIDSSIMITSQILFFGFGWLFFMRQLFKDYEVRQYVVQVIFSVTFAFSCTMFELIIFEILGVLNSSSRYFHWKMNLCVILLILVFMVPFYIGYFIVSNIRLLHKQRLLFSCLLWLTFMYFFWKLGDPFPILSPKHGILSIEQLISRVGVIGVTLMALLSGFGAVNCPYTYMSYFLRNVTDTDILALERRLLQTMDMIISKKKRMAMTRRTMFQKGEVHNKPSGFWGMIKSVTTSAPGSENLTLIQQEVDALEELSRQLFLETADLYATKERIEYSKTFKGKYFNFLGYFFSIYCVWKIFMATINIVFDRVGKTDPVTRGIEITVNYLGIQFDVKFWSQHISFILVGIIIVTSIRGLLITLTKFFYAISSSKSSNVIVLLLAQIMGMYFVSSVLLIRMSMPLEYRTIITEVLGELQFNFYHRWFDVIFLVSALSSILFLYLAHKQAPEKHMAP; this comes from the exons ATACTTTTCTTTGGATTTGGGTGGCTTTTTTTCATGCGACAGCTGTTTAAGGACTACGAG GTGCGTCAGTATGTGGTACAGGTGATCTTCTCTGTGACTTTTGCATTTTCTTGCACCATGTTTGAGCTCATCATCTTTGAAATCTTAGGAGTATTGAATAGCAG CTCCCGTTATTTTCACTGGAAAATGAACCTGTGTGTAATTTTGTTGATCCTGGTTTTCATGGTGCCTTTTTACATTGGCTATTTTATTGTGAGCAACATCCGACTAT TACATAAACAGCGACTGCTTTTTTCCTGTCTCTTATGGTTGACCTTTATGTATTTCTTCTGGAAACTGGGAGATCCATTTCCCATTCTCAGCCCCAAACATG GGATCTTATCCATAGAACAACTCATCAGCCGGGTAGGTGTGATTGGGGTGACTCTCATGGCTCTTCTTTCTGGATTTGGTGCTGTCAACTGTCCGTATACTTACATGTCCTACTTCCTCAG GAATGTGACTGACACAGATATTCTAGCCCTGGAACGGCGACTGCTCCAAACTATGGATATGatcataagcaaaaaaaaaag gaTGGCAATGACACGGAGGACTATGTTCCAGAAGGGGGAGGTGCATAACAAACCATCAGGATTCTGGGGGATGATAAAGAGTGTTACCACTTCAGCACCAGGAAGTGAAA ATCTTACTCTCATTCAACAGGAAGTGGATGCTTTGGAAGAACTAAGCAGGCAACTTTTTCTGGAAACAGCTGATCTGTATGCTACCAAG GAGAGAATAGAATACTCCAAAACTTTCAAAGGGaaatactttaattttctggGTTACTTCTTCTCTATTTACTGTGTTTGGAAAATTTTCATG GCAACCATCAATATCGTTTTTGACCGAGTTGGGAAAACTGATCCAGTCACAAGAGGCATTGAAATCACTGTGAATTATCTGGGGATCCAATTTGAT GTGAAGTTCTGGTCCCAACACATTTCCTTCATTCTGGTTGGAATAATCATAGTCACATCTATCAGAGGACTGCTGATCACTCTTACCAAG TTCTTTTATGCCATCTCCAGCAGTAAGTCCTCCAATGTCATTGTCCTGCTATTAGCTCAGATAATG GGCATGTACTTCGTCTCATCTGTGCTGCTGATCCGAATGAGCATGCCTCTGGAGTACCGCACCATCATCACCGAAGTCCTTGGAGAGCTGCAGTTCAACTTCTATCACCGTTGGTTTGATGTCATCTTCCTGGTCAGTGCTCTCTCCAGCATACTCTTCCTCTATCTGGCCCACAAACAGGCACCAGAGAAGCATATGGCACCTTGA
- the GPR89A gene encoding Golgi pH regulator, whose amino-acid sequence MSFLIDSSIMITSQILFFGFGWLFFMRQLFKDYEVRQYVVQVIFSVTFAFSCTMFELIIFEILGVLNSSSRYFHWKMNLCVILLILVFMVPFYIGYFIVSNIRLLHKQRLLFSCLLWLTFMYFFWKLGDPFPILSPKHGILSIEQLISRVGVIGVTLMALLSGFGAVNCPYTYMSYFLRNVTDTDILALERRLLQTMDMIISKKKRMAMTRRTMFQKGEVHNKPSGFWGMIKSVTTSAPGSENLTLIQQEVDALEELSRQLFLETADLYATKERIEYSKTFKGKYFNFLGYFFSIYCVWKIFMVKFWSQHISFILVGIIIVTSIRGLLITLTKFFYAISSSKSSNVIVLLLAQIMGMYFVSSVLLIRMSMPLEYRTIITEVLGELQFNFYHRWFDVIFLVSALSSILFLYLAHKQAPEKHMAP is encoded by the exons ATACTTTTCTTTGGATTTGGGTGGCTTTTTTTCATGCGACAGCTGTTTAAGGACTACGAG GTGCGTCAGTATGTGGTACAGGTGATCTTCTCTGTGACTTTTGCATTTTCTTGCACCATGTTTGAGCTCATCATCTTTGAAATCTTAGGAGTATTGAATAGCAG CTCCCGTTATTTTCACTGGAAAATGAACCTGTGTGTAATTTTGTTGATCCTGGTTTTCATGGTGCCTTTTTACATTGGCTATTTTATTGTGAGCAACATCCGACTAT TACATAAACAGCGACTGCTTTTTTCCTGTCTCTTATGGTTGACCTTTATGTATTTCTTCTGGAAACTGGGAGATCCATTTCCCATTCTCAGCCCCAAACATG GGATCTTATCCATAGAACAACTCATCAGCCGGGTAGGTGTGATTGGGGTGACTCTCATGGCTCTTCTTTCTGGATTTGGTGCTGTCAACTGTCCGTATACTTACATGTCCTACTTCCTCAG GAATGTGACTGACACAGATATTCTAGCCCTGGAACGGCGACTGCTCCAAACTATGGATATGatcataagcaaaaaaaaaag gaTGGCAATGACACGGAGGACTATGTTCCAGAAGGGGGAGGTGCATAACAAACCATCAGGATTCTGGGGGATGATAAAGAGTGTTACCACTTCAGCACCAGGAAGTGAAA ATCTTACTCTCATTCAACAGGAAGTGGATGCTTTGGAAGAACTAAGCAGGCAACTTTTTCTGGAAACAGCTGATCTGTATGCTACCAAG GAGAGAATAGAATACTCCAAAACTTTCAAAGGGaaatactttaattttctggGTTACTTCTTCTCTATTTACTGTGTTTGGAAAATTTTCATG GTGAAGTTCTGGTCCCAACACATTTCCTTCATTCTGGTTGGAATAATCATAGTCACATCTATCAGAGGACTGCTGATCACTCTTACCAAG TTCTTTTATGCCATCTCCAGCAGTAAGTCCTCCAATGTCATTGTCCTGCTATTAGCTCAGATAATG GGCATGTACTTCGTCTCATCTGTGCTGCTGATCCGAATGAGCATGCCTCTGGAGTACCGCACCATCATCACCGAAGTCCTTGGAGAGCTGCAGTTCAACTTCTATCACCGTTGGTTTGATGTCATCTTCCTGGTCAGTGCTCTCTCCAGCATACTCTTCCTCTATCTGGCCCACAAACAGGCACCAGAGAAGCATATGGCACCTTGA
- the GPR89A gene encoding Golgi pH regulator isoform X5 gives MSFLIDSSIMITSQILFFGFGWLFFMRQLFKDYEVRQYVVQVIFSVTFAFSCTMFELIIFEILGVLNSSSRYFHWKMNLCVILLILVFMVPFYIGYFIVSNIRLLHKQRLLFSCLLWLTFMYFFWKLGDPFPILSPKHGILSIEQLISRVGVIGVTLMALLSGFGAVNCPYTYMSYFLRNVTDTDILALERRLLQTMDMIISKKKRMAMTRRTMFQKGEVHNKPSGFWGMIKSVTTSAPGSENLTLIQQEVDALEELSRQLFLETADLYATKERIEYSKTFKGKYFNFLGYFFSIYCVWKIFMATINIVFDRVGKTDPVTRGIEITVNYLGIQFDVKFWSQHISFILVGIIIVTSIRGLLITLTKFFYAISSSKSSNVIVLLLAQIMGMYFVSSVLLIRMSMPLEYRTIITEVLGELQFNFYHRWFDVIFLYRPAFRFILMQHLSESPARQ, from the exons ATACTTTTCTTTGGATTTGGGTGGCTTTTTTTCATGCGACAGCTGTTTAAGGACTACGAG GTGCGTCAGTATGTGGTACAGGTGATCTTCTCTGTGACTTTTGCATTTTCTTGCACCATGTTTGAGCTCATCATCTTTGAAATCTTAGGAGTATTGAATAGCAG CTCCCGTTATTTTCACTGGAAAATGAACCTGTGTGTAATTTTGTTGATCCTGGTTTTCATGGTGCCTTTTTACATTGGCTATTTTATTGTGAGCAACATCCGACTAT TACATAAACAGCGACTGCTTTTTTCCTGTCTCTTATGGTTGACCTTTATGTATTTCTTCTGGAAACTGGGAGATCCATTTCCCATTCTCAGCCCCAAACATG GGATCTTATCCATAGAACAACTCATCAGCCGGGTAGGTGTGATTGGGGTGACTCTCATGGCTCTTCTTTCTGGATTTGGTGCTGTCAACTGTCCGTATACTTACATGTCCTACTTCCTCAG GAATGTGACTGACACAGATATTCTAGCCCTGGAACGGCGACTGCTCCAAACTATGGATATGatcataagcaaaaaaaaaag gaTGGCAATGACACGGAGGACTATGTTCCAGAAGGGGGAGGTGCATAACAAACCATCAGGATTCTGGGGGATGATAAAGAGTGTTACCACTTCAGCACCAGGAAGTGAAA ATCTTACTCTCATTCAACAGGAAGTGGATGCTTTGGAAGAACTAAGCAGGCAACTTTTTCTGGAAACAGCTGATCTGTATGCTACCAAG GAGAGAATAGAATACTCCAAAACTTTCAAAGGGaaatactttaattttctggGTTACTTCTTCTCTATTTACTGTGTTTGGAAAATTTTCATG GCAACCATCAATATCGTTTTTGACCGAGTTGGGAAAACTGATCCAGTCACAAGAGGCATTGAAATCACTGTGAATTATCTGGGGATCCAATTTGAT GTGAAGTTCTGGTCCCAACACATTTCCTTCATTCTGGTTGGAATAATCATAGTCACATCTATCAGAGGACTGCTGATCACTCTTACCAAG TTCTTTTATGCCATCTCCAGCAGTAAGTCCTCCAATGTCATTGTCCTGCTATTAGCTCAGATAATG GGCATGTACTTCGTCTCATCTGTGCTGCTGATCCGAATGAGCATGCCTCTGGAGTACCGCACCATCATCACCGAAGTCCTTGGAGAGCTGCAGTTCAACTTCTATCACCGTTGGTTTGATGTCATCTTCCTG